Proteins co-encoded in one Sphingopyxis sp. BE259 genomic window:
- a CDS encoding penicillin acylase family protein encodes MPGGLLAKPRTKRGTRTANIAGARAAVEIIEDDLGVPHVRAASKHDAFFGQGYLVARDRLFQIDMERRREMGRMAEAFGPRFVAADRAARLFHYRGDIEAELAALPPDVLDCARGYVAGVNARIDELAGDPAALPLEYGILGINPLRWDVRDLVRGRGIGMGDADDEVRRAQLHTRGLLDAEQLFAPLRPAWSFTVPDGLDTAAVSEADLGVLDPAARPVPFDAIQEASLDPEQRSTDRYALGSNAWTISPSRSATGRPILANDPHLGIGGASPRHMVHMTAPGLDVIGAGGPGLPGIMQGHTDRFAFGRTNFHIDQTDLFVLRTNPEDPNQYWHKDKWRTFEIFEDEIAVKGAPPERVTLRYADGRPIVSQDAARQRAIAFATVTMLPGANMKFAIIAINLATDWASLQAAFKLHVSPTNLHYADIDGNTGWQTIGFTPRRPKHDGLLPAPGNGDYDWTGLLPVKDMPHVYNPPEGWFASANQMNLPAGYPYRERIISFNWSDPYRYDRCAEVLRSQPKHRIADSIALQHDVQSLPARALLRLLPATTSTEAAPAAAMLRRWNCGIEVDSDAALLFEMVMVALSADFRDRVVPAAAKDLIPTVNLSEMLRILASPDKRLGDDPVSARDAMIDRALVAGWAKAIELGGADPAKWQWGDLHRVTVAHPLASSIPAIAAAFPKIDGGRSGGDGTTPMARGFNSRRGFNVSHGASYLFVADVGAWDNSRFLLLPGQSADPRSPRYRDFYPKWLAGAMQPLWFSKAAVDRHAVERLVLAPAGG; translated from the coding sequence ATGCCCGGAGGCCTTCTCGCGAAACCTCGGACGAAGCGCGGGACGCGCACCGCCAACATCGCGGGCGCCCGGGCGGCGGTCGAGATCATCGAGGATGACCTGGGCGTTCCGCATGTGCGTGCGGCGTCCAAGCACGATGCCTTTTTCGGGCAGGGCTATCTGGTCGCGCGCGACCGGTTGTTCCAGATCGACATGGAGCGCCGCCGCGAGATGGGGCGGATGGCCGAAGCCTTTGGCCCGCGCTTCGTCGCCGCCGACCGCGCGGCGCGGCTGTTCCATTATCGCGGCGATATCGAGGCCGAACTGGCGGCGCTGCCGCCCGACGTGCTCGATTGCGCGCGGGGCTATGTCGCCGGGGTCAATGCGCGGATCGACGAGTTGGCGGGCGATCCCGCAGCGCTGCCGCTGGAATATGGCATTTTGGGGATCAACCCGCTGCGCTGGGACGTGCGCGATCTGGTGCGCGGGCGCGGCATCGGGATGGGTGACGCCGACGACGAGGTCCGCCGCGCCCAGCTCCACACCCGCGGCCTGCTCGATGCCGAACAGCTGTTCGCGCCGCTTCGCCCAGCTTGGTCGTTCACCGTCCCCGACGGGCTCGACACCGCCGCGGTCAGCGAAGCCGATCTGGGCGTTCTCGACCCCGCCGCGCGCCCGGTGCCGTTCGACGCTATTCAGGAAGCCTCGCTCGATCCCGAGCAGCGCAGCACCGATCGCTATGCACTGGGCAGCAATGCGTGGACCATTTCGCCCTCGCGCAGCGCGACCGGGCGGCCAATCCTGGCCAACGACCCGCACCTCGGCATCGGCGGCGCCAGCCCGCGGCATATGGTGCATATGACCGCGCCGGGGCTCGACGTCATCGGCGCGGGCGGGCCGGGGCTGCCGGGGATCATGCAAGGGCATACCGATCGCTTTGCGTTCGGGCGCACCAATTTCCACATCGACCAGACCGACCTGTTCGTCCTGCGCACCAACCCCGAAGATCCGAACCAATATTGGCACAAGGACAAATGGCGCACGTTCGAGATTTTCGAGGACGAGATCGCGGTCAAGGGCGCGCCGCCCGAGCGCGTCACCCTGCGCTATGCCGATGGCCGCCCGATCGTATCGCAGGATGCGGCGCGGCAGCGCGCGATCGCCTTTGCCACCGTCACTATGCTGCCGGGCGCCAATATGAAATTCGCGATCATCGCGATCAATCTGGCGACCGATTGGGCGTCGCTGCAAGCGGCGTTCAAGCTGCACGTGTCTCCGACCAACCTCCATTATGCCGACATCGACGGCAATACGGGGTGGCAGACGATCGGCTTCACCCCGCGGCGTCCGAAGCACGACGGGCTGCTGCCCGCGCCCGGCAATGGCGATTATGACTGGACCGGGCTGCTCCCGGTCAAGGATATGCCGCACGTCTATAACCCGCCCGAAGGCTGGTTCGCGTCAGCGAACCAGATGAACCTGCCGGCGGGCTATCCCTATCGCGAGCGGATCATCAGCTTCAACTGGAGCGACCCCTATCGCTACGATCGCTGCGCCGAAGTGCTGCGCAGCCAGCCCAAGCACCGGATCGCCGACAGCATCGCATTGCAGCACGATGTCCAGTCGCTCCCCGCGCGGGCGCTGCTGAGGCTGCTTCCTGCGACAACATCGACCGAAGCGGCGCCCGCCGCGGCGATGCTGCGACGCTGGAATTGCGGGATCGAGGTCGATAGCGATGCGGCGCTGCTGTTCGAGATGGTGATGGTTGCGCTGTCAGCAGACTTCCGCGACCGGGTCGTCCCGGCGGCGGCGAAAGATTTGATCCCGACGGTCAATCTGTCGGAGATGCTGCGTATCCTGGCATCACCCGACAAGCGACTGGGCGACGATCCTGTCAGCGCGCGCGACGCGATGATCGACCGCGCGCTGGTGGCGGGATGGGCAAAGGCGATCGAGTTGGGCGGTGCCGATCCGGCCAAATGGCAGTGGGGCGATCTGCACCGGGTGACGGTCGCGCATCCGCTGGCGTCGTCGATTCCGGCAATCGCAGCGGCTTTCCCGAAGATCGATGGTGGCCGCTCGGGCGGCGACGGCACCACGCCGATGGCGCGCGGCTTTAATTCGCGGCGCGGCTTCAACGTGTCGCACGGCGCCAGCTATTTGTTCGTCGCCGACGTCGGTGCGTGGGATAACAGCCGCTTCCTGTTGCTGCCCGGGCAGTCCGCCGATCCAAGGTCGCCGCGCTACCGCGACTTTTATCCCAAGTGGCTGGCGGGGGCGATGCAGCCGCTCTGGTTCAGCAAGGCGGCGGTGGATCGGCACGCGGTGGAGCGGTTGGTGCTGGCGCCTGCGGGGGGCTGA
- the dacB gene encoding D-alanyl-D-alanine carboxypeptidase/D-alanyl-D-alanine-endopeptidase, which yields MKAALKPFAPILALALLCAPVHARTPADPAPAPLMTTVEQTLAAAPAGSRFGLLVTTLEGDVLLSIDPDQRFIPASNTKMFTTAIGYAQLPLLQQTAKGTGVRLETGAGGATDVILHGRGDPLLSSADDCKTDCLQNLADAVAAKTRRVRNIVGDDSWLPDERWSPGMSWNNIVSRYGTGNSALTLDDNELVVKLAPGAVGAAPTIQTSGYYAIENRITTVAGKDEKIEADRMPNSRVIRLTGTVGATAAPLTLRYGIDDPAHYAAWRLGELLKARGVKVDGAVEVRHRPLTAADDPKLRKDAPVALPTEPAMLAELPAPPLAENMVRINKESQNLHSELMLRRVARHAGSGSIADGQAVMRQVMTAAGVPDTGYHFADGSGMSSYNRITPRAAVGLLSWIACQPWGMDWRATLPIAGRDGTLQNRFKGTILEGKLFAKTGSLNASRALSGYLTTRSGRTLIFSVLANDMPEGTDSQATAAVDRALVAIAEGL from the coding sequence ATGAAAGCCGCGCTCAAACCCTTCGCCCCGATCCTTGCTCTGGCGCTACTCTGTGCACCCGTCCACGCGCGCACACCCGCCGATCCCGCGCCCGCGCCGCTTATGACCACGGTCGAACAGACGCTGGCCGCCGCTCCGGCGGGATCGCGGTTTGGATTGCTGGTCACGACGCTGGAGGGCGATGTGCTGCTGTCGATCGACCCCGACCAGCGCTTCATCCCGGCGTCGAACACCAAGATGTTCACGACCGCGATCGGCTATGCCCAGCTGCCTTTGCTTCAGCAGACCGCCAAAGGCACCGGGGTGCGGCTCGAAACCGGCGCTGGCGGCGCGACCGACGTCATCCTCCACGGCCGCGGCGATCCGTTGCTGTCGAGCGCCGACGACTGCAAGACCGACTGCCTGCAAAACCTCGCCGATGCGGTGGCGGCGAAGACGCGCCGCGTCCGCAACATCGTCGGCGACGACAGCTGGCTGCCCGACGAGCGCTGGAGCCCGGGGATGAGCTGGAACAATATCGTCTCGCGCTACGGCACTGGCAACTCGGCGTTGACGCTTGATGACAATGAGCTGGTGGTGAAGCTGGCGCCGGGCGCGGTGGGCGCCGCGCCGACGATCCAGACTTCCGGTTATTACGCCATCGAAAATCGCATAACGACCGTCGCGGGCAAGGACGAAAAGATCGAAGCCGATCGCATGCCGAACAGCCGCGTGATCCGCCTGACCGGCACGGTCGGCGCCACCGCCGCGCCGCTGACGCTGCGCTATGGCATCGACGATCCCGCGCATTATGCCGCGTGGCGCCTCGGCGAATTGCTGAAAGCGCGCGGGGTGAAGGTCGATGGTGCGGTTGAAGTCCGCCACCGCCCGCTGACCGCCGCTGATGATCCGAAGCTCCGCAAGGACGCGCCGGTCGCGCTGCCGACCGAGCCCGCAATGCTTGCCGAACTGCCCGCGCCGCCGCTCGCTGAAAATATGGTGCGGATCAACAAGGAGAGCCAGAACCTCCATAGCGAACTGATGCTGCGCCGCGTCGCGCGGCATGCGGGTAGCGGGTCGATCGCCGATGGACAGGCGGTGATGCGGCAGGTGATGACCGCGGCGGGGGTGCCCGACACCGGCTATCACTTCGCCGACGGGTCGGGGATGTCGAGCTACAACCGCATCACGCCTCGCGCCGCGGTCGGCCTGCTTAGCTGGATCGCGTGCCAGCCGTGGGGGATGGACTGGCGGGCGACGCTGCCGATCGCCGGGCGCGACGGCACGTTGCAGAACCGCTTCAAAGGGACGATCCTCGAAGGCAAATTATTCGCCAAGACCGGATCGCTCAATGCGTCGCGCGCGCTGTCGGGGTATCTGACGACGCGCAGCGGGCGGACATTGATCTTTTCGGTGCTGGCCAATGATATGCCCGAGGGAACCGACAGTCAGGCCACCGCGGCGGTCGACCGCGCGCTGGTGGCGATTGCGGAGGGGCTTTAG
- a CDS encoding serine hydrolase: MIDAAFAPVAAAVEAGRIPGAALGIVSADGESAVRFAGMAALVPNPEPLTREHWFDLASLSKVIATTTMILTLADQGRLDLDRTLTDAIPDLRQYDVANAAERRLTFRDCLMHRTFLPAVEPIYTYGDDPARLRAFVLQREWRHGPPVYSDINFILLGIAIERLTGAELSDWPLGEGLSFGPPPGPAVATEFCHWRGRVLRGEIHDENAYALGGVAGHAGLFGTIDGVLGFAQTMLDGSMLSPTMMAEVKNANEAHRTCGWERAFTGWHGGDACSVDTIGHTGFTGTGLWIDFERGLGWALLTNRVHPTRHFDSGIAALRPAVGDQLIAAWDAQERP; encoded by the coding sequence ATGATCGATGCCGCCTTTGCGCCGGTGGCGGCAGCGGTCGAGGCTGGGCGGATTCCCGGCGCGGCGCTTGGCATCGTTTCGGCCGATGGCGAGAGCGCAGTGCGGTTCGCGGGCATGGCGGCGCTTGTTCCAAACCCCGAGCCGCTAACCCGTGAGCATTGGTTCGACCTCGCTTCGCTGAGCAAGGTGATCGCGACGACGACGATGATCCTGACGCTCGCCGACCAAGGCCGCCTCGACCTTGATCGCACGCTCACCGATGCGATCCCTGACCTGCGCCAATATGACGTCGCGAACGCCGCCGAGCGCCGCCTGACCTTCCGCGATTGCCTGATGCACCGCACCTTCCTGCCCGCGGTCGAGCCGATCTATACCTATGGCGACGACCCGGCGCGGTTGCGCGCGTTCGTGCTGCAACGCGAATGGCGGCACGGGCCGCCGGTCTATTCGGACATCAATTTCATCCTGCTCGGCATCGCGATCGAGCGGCTGACCGGGGCGGAGCTGTCGGACTGGCCGCTGGGCGAAGGGCTGAGCTTCGGTCCGCCGCCCGGCCCGGCGGTTGCGACCGAATTTTGCCACTGGCGCGGACGGGTCTTGCGCGGCGAGATCCACGACGAAAACGCCTATGCGCTCGGCGGCGTGGCCGGTCATGCCGGGCTGTTCGGCACTATCGACGGAGTGCTGGGTTTCGCCCAGACGATGCTCGATGGATCGATGCTGTCGCCCACGATGATGGCAGAGGTGAAGAACGCAAACGAGGCGCATCGCACCTGCGGCTGGGAACGCGCCTTTACCGGATGGCACGGCGGCGACGCCTGCTCGGTGGACACCATCGGCCATACCGGCTTCACCGGCACCGGCCTGTGGATCGATTTCGAGCGCGGCCTTGGCTGGGCGCTCCTCACCAACCGGGTCCACCCGACCCGCCACTTCGACAGCGGCATCGCCGCGCTACGCCCCGCCGTCGGCGACCAGCTTATCGCCGCATGGGATGCTCAGGAGAGACCATGA
- a CDS encoding permease → MTAAALNADAAAAAFASDRDARSAQRRARILYLMLGFSAGLPFYMFSTVLAVRLTDHGVALAIIGFFAWVQLLPTFKFLWAPLLDRYAVPGFTRFWGKRRGWIMLSQLGIVAAMLAMAFTSADDSLALTALFAVLLAFWTTTLEVAADAWRVELGPTPELQGPLAAANLWGYRTAMVAAGSGALLFADVGGSVAPTLQSLGIAPGWTAAYLLIAVGAFVPLPILAALPPERRRERGRLAALGGGLVTSAAILVALAALVAAVGWLLLGAAAEIGISAKTNVTPWVLGIAMLPFVAMAAMLPRIRKAAPDSSLRASAAIGPYVDFFWRYGGFAIALMAFVSIYRMGDVLALNLSKPMILGIGYTKTEIGWADGVVALAASIVGVGLGGWMTTRWRFGITLTIGALFAAFGNFGFVWLAHQPHDQNLLYIATAADQFGNGMAGAIFVVYLSMLVNPRYPGAQYAFLSGFAFLLPRLLAGAGGTVVGQLDEAGYNGFELFFLASGVISLAAILFLPLIGRAKPRADDRP, encoded by the coding sequence GTGACCGCGGCGGCGCTGAATGCCGACGCCGCGGCGGCGGCGTTCGCGAGCGATCGTGACGCCAGATCGGCGCAGCGCCGCGCCCGCATCCTCTATCTGATGCTCGGCTTTTCCGCCGGGCTGCCCTTTTACATGTTTTCGACCGTGCTGGCGGTGCGGCTGACCGATCATGGCGTTGCGCTGGCGATCATCGGCTTTTTCGCCTGGGTGCAGTTGCTGCCGACCTTCAAATTCCTGTGGGCGCCCTTGCTCGACCGCTACGCGGTGCCGGGCTTTACCCGTTTCTGGGGCAAAAGGCGCGGCTGGATCATGCTGTCGCAACTCGGCATCGTCGCCGCGATGCTGGCGATGGCGTTCACGTCGGCTGACGATAGCCTGGCACTGACCGCCCTGTTCGCGGTGCTGCTTGCCTTCTGGACGACGACGCTGGAAGTCGCCGCCGACGCATGGCGAGTCGAGCTGGGGCCGACGCCGGAATTGCAGGGGCCGCTCGCGGCGGCGAATCTGTGGGGTTATCGCACCGCGATGGTCGCGGCGGGCAGCGGGGCGCTGCTGTTCGCCGACGTCGGTGGCAGCGTGGCGCCGACCCTGCAATCCTTGGGAATCGCACCCGGCTGGACCGCCGCCTATCTATTGATTGCGGTCGGGGCGTTCGTGCCGCTGCCGATCCTTGCGGCGCTGCCGCCCGAACGGCGCCGCGAGCGCGGTCGCTTGGCTGCGTTGGGGGGCGGATTGGTGACGAGCGCTGCGATCCTCGTCGCGCTGGCGGCTCTGGTCGCGGCGGTTGGATGGCTGCTGCTCGGCGCGGCTGCGGAGATCGGCATCAGCGCCAAGACGAACGTCACCCCTTGGGTGCTCGGCATTGCGATGCTGCCGTTTGTGGCGATGGCCGCGATGCTGCCGCGCATCCGCAAAGCCGCGCCGGACTCTTCGCTGCGTGCCTCGGCGGCAATCGGCCCCTATGTCGACTTCTTCTGGCGCTATGGCGGTTTCGCCATCGCGTTGATGGCCTTTGTGTCGATATACCGCATGGGTGACGTGCTGGCGCTCAACCTGTCGAAGCCGATGATCCTGGGGATCGGCTATACCAAGACCGAAATTGGCTGGGCGGACGGCGTGGTGGCCTTGGCGGCCAGCATCGTCGGCGTGGGTCTGGGCGGATGGATGACGACGCGCTGGCGGTTCGGCATCACCCTGACGATCGGGGCATTGTTTGCCGCATTCGGAAATTTCGGTTTCGTCTGGCTCGCGCACCAGCCGCATGATCAGAACCTGCTCTATATCGCGACCGCCGCCGACCAGTTCGGCAACGGCATGGCGGGCGCCATCTTTGTCGTTTATCTGTCGATGCTTGTGAATCCGCGCTATCCCGGCGCACAATATGCGTTTCTATCGGGTTTTGCCTTCCTTTTGCCGCGGCTGCTGGCGGGGGCGGGCGGCACCGTGGTCGGGCAGCTCGATGAAGCGGGATATAATGGCTTTGAGCTGTTCTTCCTGGCTTCGGGCGTGATCAGCCTGGCGGCGATCCTGTTCCTGCCGCTGATCGGGCGGGCCAAGCCGCGCGCGGACGACCGGCCATGA
- a CDS encoding dicarboxylate/amino acid:cation symporter, which yields MTVFLRGWFAIPLWQRVLGAMVIGVLLGLFWPAAASAIAIIGELFVRLIRMLVVPIVFISIASGVTALADPRKLGSVGARTVGLFAFTTLCAVSIGIIVGLLIEPGQGAALGGATPHALGEPKSLHDQLVGIVPINIVQALVDGDMLAIIFFSILLGFGVILAGEQGRPMADLLQSAGQVLFHLVRIVMEITPFGVLALIAKAVADNGVAVFANIGWLAIAVAAGVILQILLVHVPLLAFVVRRSVLGFYRTIVDALAVAFSTASSAATLPVALRIALDDLHIAPGVAKTVLPIGASIGKDGTAMYVGLLSIFALQAVGIEPDLSMLAIVLLTGALAAFGTAPIPSASLFMLAAVLSAVGVTPEQTALVVGFVLPFDRLLDMTRTVASASANLSVTSVVACWEKAIEPEAGK from the coding sequence ATGACAGTTTTTCTTCGCGGCTGGTTTGCAATTCCGCTGTGGCAGCGCGTCTTGGGGGCCATGGTGATCGGTGTGCTGCTCGGCCTGTTCTGGCCCGCGGCGGCATCCGCCATCGCCATCATCGGCGAATTGTTCGTGCGGCTGATCCGGATGCTGGTCGTCCCGATCGTGTTTATCAGCATCGCGTCGGGGGTCACCGCGCTCGCTGATCCGCGCAAGCTGGGGTCGGTCGGGGCGCGCACCGTCGGGCTGTTCGCCTTCACCACCCTCTGCGCCGTGTCGATCGGGATCATCGTCGGTCTGCTCATCGAACCCGGACAGGGCGCCGCGCTGGGCGGTGCCACGCCGCACGCGCTGGGCGAGCCCAAGTCGCTCCACGACCAACTCGTCGGCATCGTGCCGATCAACATCGTCCAGGCGCTGGTCGACGGCGACATGCTGGCGATCATCTTTTTCTCGATCCTGCTCGGCTTCGGCGTGATCCTGGCGGGCGAGCAGGGACGCCCGATGGCCGACCTGCTGCAATCGGCGGGACAGGTGCTGTTCCATCTGGTACGCATCGTCATGGAGATCACCCCGTTCGGCGTCCTCGCGCTGATCGCCAAGGCGGTCGCCGACAATGGCGTCGCGGTGTTCGCCAACATCGGCTGGCTGGCGATTGCGGTCGCGGCGGGGGTGATCCTCCAGATCCTGCTCGTCCACGTCCCGCTTCTCGCCTTCGTCGTGCGCCGGTCTGTGCTGGGCTTCTATCGCACGATCGTCGATGCACTCGCGGTCGCTTTCTCAACCGCTTCGTCGGCGGCGACGCTGCCCGTCGCGCTGCGCATCGCGCTCGACGATCTGCACATCGCCCCCGGCGTCGCCAAGACCGTGCTGCCGATCGGCGCCAGCATCGGCAAGGACGGCACCGCAATGTATGTCGGGCTGCTCAGCATTTTTGCGCTGCAAGCCGTCGGTATCGAGCCCGACCTGTCGATGCTCGCGATCGTCCTGCTCACCGGCGCGCTCGCGGCGTTCGGCACCGCGCCGATCCCGTCGGCGTCGCTATTCATGCTCGCCGCGGTGTTGTCGGCGGTCGGAGTGACCCCCGAACAGACCGCGCTGGTGGTCGGTTTCGTGCTGCCCTTTGATCGCTTGCTCGACATGACCCGCACGGTGGCCAGCGCCAGCGCCAACCTGAGTGTCACCAGCGTCGTTGCGTGCTGGGAAAAGGCGATCGAGCCCGAGGCGGGCAAGTGA
- the dgcA gene encoding N-acetyl-D-Glu racemase DgcA produces MPRTLTVFAETFKLHAPFRISRGVKTAAEVVTVTIGHNGLTGRGEGVPYPRYGESVESAIAAIESLRGAIEQGLDRQALLQLMPASAARNAIDCALWDLELQLAGSDLATALNLDHPLRPIVTAMTISLDTSENMAAAAAALADAPLLKVKVDRSDPATLLAAVRAAAPKPKMIVDPNESWTIDEVRSLQGLMTDLRIDLLEQPLSADADGDLIGFRSAIPIAADESVHVAADLDALPDGYGVVNIKLDKTGGLTAALELADAARARGLGVMTGCMICSSLSIAPAWAIAANSAFADLDGPLWLAEDRAGGVSGAMGVLSSPQPGFWGGI; encoded by the coding sequence ATGCCCCGCACCCTGACCGTCTTTGCCGAGACGTTTAAGCTGCACGCCCCCTTTCGCATCTCGCGCGGGGTCAAGACCGCCGCCGAGGTCGTCACGGTCACCATCGGCCATAACGGTCTGACCGGGCGCGGCGAAGGCGTCCCGTATCCGCGTTATGGCGAGAGCGTTGAGAGCGCGATCGCGGCGATCGAAAGCCTGCGCGGCGCGATCGAGCAGGGGCTGGACCGGCAGGCGCTGCTCCAGCTGATGCCCGCCAGCGCCGCGCGCAACGCGATCGACTGCGCGCTCTGGGATCTCGAATTGCAACTGGCGGGCAGCGATCTGGCCACGGCGCTCAATCTCGATCACCCGCTGCGCCCGATTGTCACCGCGATGACGATCAGTCTCGACACCTCCGAAAATATGGCAGCAGCAGCTGCTGCGCTCGCCGATGCGCCATTGTTGAAGGTCAAGGTCGACCGCAGCGACCCCGCCACGCTGCTTGCCGCCGTCCGCGCCGCGGCCCCGAAACCGAAGATGATCGTCGACCCCAACGAAAGCTGGACAATCGACGAGGTTCGCAGCCTGCAAGGGCTGATGACCGACCTGCGGATCGACCTGCTCGAACAGCCGCTGTCTGCCGATGCCGACGGCGATCTGATCGGTTTCCGCTCGGCGATTCCGATCGCCGCCGATGAATCGGTGCATGTCGCCGCGGATCTCGACGCCTTGCCCGATGGCTATGGGGTCGTGAATATCAAGCTCGACAAGACCGGCGGGCTAACCGCGGCGCTGGAGCTGGCTGACGCGGCGCGGGCGCGCGGGCTGGGCGTGATGACCGGCTGCATGATCTGCTCGTCGCTGTCGATCGCCCCCGCTTGGGCGATTGCCGCAAACAGTGCCTTCGCCGACCTTGACGGACCGCTCTGGCTTGCCGAGGATCGCGCCGGCGGGGTCAGCGGCGCAATGGGCGTGCTGTCGTCGCCGCAGCCCGGTTTTTGGGGCGGGATTTGA
- the dgcN gene encoding N-acetyltransferase DgcN produces the protein MIATPYLLYLGHSSDPADIKTSRGLAVFRPDICIGEYRHDDCPLTLDLPRMDFAAAHAAGARTLVLGIANAGGKLGEQLILDALAAMDVGLDIASGLHHRLNAEPRLVAAAARLGRQLHDVRDPRPDIPIGNGKKRAGKRLLTVGTDCSVGKMYTTLCLASALEKRGVAADFRATGQTGILIAGDGVPLDAVVADFISGAIEQISPARGDDGWDLIEGQGSLYHPSFAGVSTGLLHGAQPDALVLCHDPVRPHMRGLPHYPLPGIADTLEANLRVARLTNADVRVVGIALNTSAMAEEEARALCAATEAEFGLPTSDPYRFGVEAILDRLLGVAAGPAAVAATA, from the coding sequence ATGATCGCTACCCCCTATCTTCTCTACCTTGGTCATTCGAGCGACCCCGCCGATATCAAGACCTCGCGCGGCCTTGCGGTGTTCCGCCCCGACATCTGCATCGGTGAATATCGCCACGACGATTGCCCGCTGACGCTCGATCTGCCGCGCATGGACTTCGCCGCGGCCCATGCTGCGGGCGCCCGGACTTTGGTGTTGGGTATTGCCAATGCGGGCGGCAAGCTGGGCGAGCAGCTGATCCTCGATGCGCTGGCGGCGATGGACGTCGGGCTCGACATCGCGTCGGGGCTGCACCACCGGCTGAACGCCGAACCGCGGCTGGTCGCGGCCGCGGCGCGGCTGGGCCGCCAGCTCCACGACGTGCGCGACCCGCGGCCCGACATCCCGATCGGCAATGGAAAGAAGCGCGCGGGCAAGCGGCTGCTGACCGTCGGCACCGATTGTTCGGTGGGCAAGATGTACACGACGCTGTGCCTCGCGAGCGCGCTCGAAAAGCGCGGCGTCGCCGCCGATTTCCGCGCGACCGGCCAGACCGGCATCCTGATCGCAGGCGACGGCGTTCCCCTCGACGCCGTGGTCGCCGATTTCATCTCGGGCGCGATCGAACAGATTTCGCCCGCCCGCGGCGACGATGGCTGGGACCTGATCGAAGGTCAGGGTTCGCTCTATCACCCCTCGTTCGCGGGGGTATCGACCGGGCTGCTGCACGGCGCGCAGCCCGACGCGCTGGTGCTCTGTCACGACCCGGTGCGCCCGCATATGCGCGGCCTGCCGCATTATCCGCTACCCGGTATCGCCGACACGCTGGAGGCCAATCTGCGTGTCGCGCGGCTGACCAACGCCGATGTCCGGGTGGTCGGGATCGCGCTCAACACGTCGGCGATGGCCGAGGAAGAGGCGCGCGCGCTGTGCGCAGCGACCGAGGCCGAATTCGGCCTGCCGACCAGCGATCCCTATCGCTTCGGGGTCGAGGCCATCCTCGACCGGCTGCTCGGCGTTGCCGCTGGCCCCGCCGCCGTCGCCGCAACCGCCTGA